TTTTGAATAATTCTGTTGTAGCAGCTATTAAAGGAGCGTATAACGGGAATACCCTTTGTTGTATGGTATTTAAGTTGGGCTCAATAATTACTTTTCTTCGGTCAGATTTATCCAGGACCCTTTTTACAAAATCTGCTTTTTCAAGGCGATCGATCATTTTGGTAACGGCTCCTCCTGATATTCCTGTTTCGCTGGAAAGTGTTCCAGCAGTCGCTTTTCCGTTTCGTAAAAGGACTTCCAAAGCTTCAAGATCGGTAGGATTGATTTTCAATTGAGCGGCGATAAGATTGCTCCTTCTAACAGCATGGGTACTTTGTTCTTTGAGTCTTTCACCGATTTGTTCTATTTTATTTCTGCTCATTGTTGTTGGTGTAAAATAATTTATTTTACTTTGTAAAATATTTCATAAGTAAAATAAAATCAAACTTAATTATATACAAAGTAAACAAAAACCGATCAGTTATGGAAGAGAATCGAAAAGCCATTATTTTAGGTGCCGGAATTGCTGGTACTGCCATGGCATTATTCCTTGAAAAAATCGGTATTTTCTCCGAAATCTTTGAACTAAGATCACGAGAGGAAACTGCGGGTGGTGGCCTGAATATAGCACCAAACGGAATGAATGTACTGGCAGAGCTTGGTCTGGCAGAGGAAATTATTCAAAGCGGATGTCCCGTTCATGAAGGAGTTTTTAGAAATTCCAAAGGAAAAAGGCTGGCAAAAATGCTGTTTACAGATCTGCAGAAGTTTCCGCAACCTGCAGTCAGTATGAAGAGGCAGACATTGGTAGATATCTTAAGAAAAGCTGTCCGAACTAAGAATATCCCGCTTTATTTTGAAAAGAAAGTAAAAGATATTGTCCAGACTGACGATGGGAAAGTGATCGTTTCCTTTGATGATGATACTGTATCAATCGGGGACCTGTTGATTGGAGCAGATGGGATCAATAGTGAGGTCAGAAAGTCCGTCGCCCCTGAAATTCAACCGGAATTTACCGGGATTATTTCGCATGCCGGTTTTATTTCGAGAGATAAGCTGGCAGGTTTAACAGACAGGGAGTTCAGGAACATTAATTTTATTTATGGCAAAAACGGTTTCTTTGGCTTTAGCGGAGCAAACGATAAAGAATTAATGTGGTGGACCAACGTCATTTACGAAATGCCCTGGTCTAAAGATCAATTGAAAAACATTCATGTGGATGAGGAAAAGGAAGTTTTGAATAAACAATATGGAAACTATAGTTTTCCGGTATCGGATATCATTAATAATGCAGATTCTTACATACGCGTCAATGTTTTTGATGTACGTTTTCTTCCTGTTTGGTCTCATCGAAAAATAATACTGATAGGAGATGCAGCCCATGCGGTAAGTCCAAACTCCGGACAGGGAGCGTCTATGGCCTTGGAAGACGCAATGTTGCTGGCTAAATTGCTCAGAGATCAAAAAGAATGTCTGTCCGCATTTTCACTATTTGAACAAGAGCGCAGACCTCGGGTAGAAAAAATTGTACTTGAAGGAAGAAGAAGGGGAGAGGATAAAGTAGTGGTAAACGGTTTTAAGCAATTCATCCGGGAAACTATGATTAGAATTTTCATCAATCTTTTTGGATCAAAAGGAAACGACTGGCTTTTCAGCTATAAGATTAAGTGGTAAAAGAGAGAAGTTTACAGAAGTAATAGTTGAGTCTAATCTTCCGGATTGCTGTTCGAAAGCCTCTGGAGCGGTTCACATGTTTTTACTTTAAACAGACATGAGCACGCTCTAATTTTACTTCATGAAACAATTAATAATCATCTTTCTGATCATGTTGGCAGCTCCGCTTTATTTTGCCCAGCAAGCCATGATAAAAGGCGTCATCAGCGAAAATTCCGGACAGCCATTATCCGATGTGACCGTTACATTAAAGGACAGTAACGATAAATCCATTGCAGTGGCTATCTCAGATAGCAAAGGAGCATTCCGGCTGGATCAAATTCCCATGGGAAATTATAGCATTGTTTATCACCTGATTGGTTATCGGGAAAGCCATAAACAGATACAGGTAAACTCGGAGACAATACATGTCGGAACTGTTCTCCTGGAACCTGATGCAAAGCTTTTAGAAGAGGTTTCTTTAACAGGGAAACGCGGCCCGGTCAGTTTGAAGCTTGATAAAAAGATTTTTGAAGTAGGTAAGGATGTTCTGTCACAATCGGGAGCAGTTACCGATTTGTTAAACAGGGTCCCTTCCGTAAGTGTAAATCCGGGTGGCGGGATCAGTTTACGGGGGAACAACAATGTCCTCATACTGATTAATGGACGGAGAACAGGGTTAACGCAAAGCAATGCATTGGAGCAATTGCCGGCAGATCAGGTAGAACGGGTAGAAGTGATAACCAACCCTTCTTCAAGGTTTGACGCAGCCGGATCAGCCGGCATTATCAATATAATCCTTAAAAAGAATAAAAAAGCAGGTTTTAGTGGCCAGTTGCGTGTGGTTGGAGGTATTCCCAATGAAACCAGAATAAGTCCCAGTCTGAATTTTAAATCCAATAAACTCAATTTATTTGCTACGTACGGACTCAGGTTGTCTGATTATGTGGGGGTATACACCATGCAGCAGTCTTCAGGACTTTCCGATGCCTCTTATTTCCTGGATCAGAGACAGGATGAAAACAGGCATGACGATGCTAAACTGTTATATTTTGGAGCAGATTTTCAAATTAATGATCAGAACAGCCTTACTGCTGCTTTTCTCCGGAACTCAACACGTGATCATGATAAGACCCGTATGAATTATCTGTACTCTGGGAGAAATAGTTTGGCAGACAGCAGTGTCACACGCAATGGAGAATCCTGGGAAAAGAGGAGCTACAATCAGCTGGAGTTTAATTATACCAAAAGCTTTGATAAGCCCGGCAAGAAATTTACTGTCGATATGCAGTATGATTTCTGGGACAGTGATAAAGAATGGAATCTTGAAACGCGAAGGGTTTTCCCATTGGCGGCTGGCTTGCCTTTGATCAGGACAGGTTCAGTAGGAAGCAGTAAGGATTTTATGATCAAAACGGATATGATCCACCCGCTGGACAGTACTTCTACCATTGAATACGGATTAAAATTGGAGGACCGCAGGGTCAACAGTGATTTCATTGCTGAGCAGAAAAATATTTCAGGCTGGGAGATCATTGATCAGATTGATAATCACCTTTTATATAAAGAGCTGATCGGAAGTGGCTATGTTCAGTTTTCAGGTAAGAAAGGAGCCTTTAGTTATCAGGGAGGATTACGTGGTGAGCTTACCAAAATAGGAATTGAAGACCGTATGGGAACCTACACAAGCAATAAAAATTACACCCGTTTGTTTCCAACATTAAACCTAAGTTACCATTTTAACGGGAATACGACTTTGCAGGGCAACTATAGCAAGAGGATCAACAGGCCGTCCCTTACCATGATTTATCCTTTTAATGAATTGACAGATCTCAGCAGCCGTTATGTGGGAAATCCGGATCTTAATCCGTCATATGCACAGGTAGTGGAATTTTCTTTTCTAAAGAACACAAAGACGCTTACTTTTAATCCATCGGTTTACTACCAAAGAAACAAGGGGATAATTGAGGATTACACGTACAGGAATGCTGAAGGGCTTTTTATTACCATGCCTGTAAATATTCATAAAGAAACCCGGAGTGGAATAGAGCTGTCCGTATTATACAATCCGTTAAAATGGATTCAGCTGAATACAGAGCTCAACCTGTTTCATTATGCAAAGGAAGGATCTTATCGGGAACAGACTTTTGATTTTTCAGGAACTACACTGACTGCCCGTTTAAGTGCTCAGCTTAAACTGAAGGATAAACTTTCTTTCCAGACAATATATAATTTCAGGGGGGCCAATGCAACAGCCCAAACCCATACTAATGCGGTACACAGTATCGACTTTGGATGCAGCAAAACTTTTTTAAAAGACAGGGCGACCGTCACATTTGATGTGAGTAATCTTTTTGAATTACGTAAACTAAGCAGCATAACCACCGGAGCAGATTATGTGATCAACCAGACCAATATCCCTAATGCCGCCCGATATCGCCTGACGTTGGTCTACCGATTGAATATAAAAGATAACCAGGCTGTGCGGCAGGCCAAAACAGGAAACCGTAACTAGATTTATCTTTTTTTTGTTGAATAAACAATCCTGTATTTTATGATCATTTCCGTTTTACTATTTTTATAAAAACTTTCCAGCCCTTATGAACAATTGTATTTTTTGTAAAATAATAAACAGAGAACTCCCTGCAAGCATCATCCACGAAGATGATCAGGTAATTGCTTTTATGGACATCCAGCCCGTTAATCCGGGACACATATTGGTAGTGCCGAAAATACACAGAGAATTCATTGCGGAACTGGACGAAGATCTTACTTCAGGAATGTTCAATGTTGCTGCTAAAATTAATAGGGCCCTCAGGAAATCGGATATAAGATCTGAAGGAATCAATTATTTTCTTGCTGATGGTGAAGCTGCCGGCCAGGAGGTTTTTCATACCCATCTGCATATTTTCCCGAGATTCCGTAATGATGGTTTTGGTTTGCGGTTTGGTGAAAGATATTCAATCCTTCCGGATCGCAAAGAGCTTGATGAGGTATGTACATCTATTAAAAAGATGATGGAATAATAATGCTTTGTAATCTGAAAGAATTAAAAAAATAATCATGTACAACGAACAACTGGTAAACCGGATAAGAGAAACATTGATGCATGAGAATAATGTGGTTGAGAAAAAAATGTTCCAGGGATTAAGCTTTATGGTAGATGATAAACTATGCATCGGAGTTCGTAATGAGGAGATCTTATGCAGGATCGACCCTCAACAAGCAGAGCTGGAGCTGGAAAAAGAGTATTGCCGCCCGATGATTCATGGGAAGAGGGTAGCAAAAGGGTATATTTTTGTGAGTAAAGAAGGATATCATAAAAACAAAGATTTTCAATATTATATAGACCTCTGTCTTGCTTATAATAAAGTGGTTCAAAAGGCAAAAAAGAAATGAGGTGTCTTTCTTTTCATTAGATTTTTTTCAAGGATCGGAAAATAAAACACTACAGGAACTGTATCAGCAATCTATGGGATGAATTTGACAACCTTGAATATAATAATAGGTATCTTATAAAATTAATTCCGCAGATATTCGTAATACTTACTTATTTTTAGGCTATTAATTAAAAATTATGAAAACCGGAACTCGTTTTTATATTGTATTATTTATGGGGTTGATTTCCAGTTCTTTATCTGCACAGACAGATGCTCAGCTGAAAAATGAAATTGCCCGGATAGAATCAGGTTTATTACCTGCCGTGAGATTTGAGGGAGAATCTGCATGGAAACTGGAAGACCGAATGAAGTTTTATAATATTCCAGCCGTCAGTATAGCCGTAATCAGAAATTACCAGGTGATATGGACCAAAGCATATGGACTCGCAGATGTGGAAAATAAAACTCCAGCTACCACCGCTACCTTATTTCAGGTTGCTTCTATGAGTAAACCTGTAACGGCTTATGCTGCATTAAAGGAGGTAGAAGAAGGAAAAATAGATCCCGATGCTGATGTGAACAGATATCTGAAATCCTGGAAAATTCCTGAGAATGAGTGGACAAAACAGAAGCCGGTAACGCTTAGGAATATTCTTAGCCATACAGCCGGTTTCACCGTACATGGATTCCCCGGATACGAGGCAGGAAAACCTCTCCCTACAGTGATTCAGGTGTTGAACGGAGAAAAGCCTGCCAATACCGATGCTGTGAAGGTGGATAAGCTTCCCGGAAAATCTTTTCGTTACTCTGGAGGTGGATATACTG
The sequence above is drawn from the Chryseobacterium daecheongense genome and encodes:
- a CDS encoding MarR family transcriptional regulator; the protein is MSRNKIEQIGERLKEQSTHAVRRSNLIAAQLKINPTDLEALEVLLRNGKATAGTLSSETGISGGAVTKMIDRLEKADFVKRVLDKSDRRKVIIEPNLNTIQQRVFPLYAPLIAATTELFKTYSDQELDIINGFMEKILQISSDDLNQMTSDL
- a CDS encoding TfoX/Sxy family protein, encoding MYNEQLVNRIRETLMHENNVVEKKMFQGLSFMVDDKLCIGVRNEEILCRIDPQQAELELEKEYCRPMIHGKRVAKGYIFVSKEGYHKNKDFQYYIDLCLAYNKVVQKAKKK
- a CDS encoding TonB-dependent receptor → MKQLIIIFLIMLAAPLYFAQQAMIKGVISENSGQPLSDVTVTLKDSNDKSIAVAISDSKGAFRLDQIPMGNYSIVYHLIGYRESHKQIQVNSETIHVGTVLLEPDAKLLEEVSLTGKRGPVSLKLDKKIFEVGKDVLSQSGAVTDLLNRVPSVSVNPGGGISLRGNNNVLILINGRRTGLTQSNALEQLPADQVERVEVITNPSSRFDAAGSAGIINIILKKNKKAGFSGQLRVVGGIPNETRISPSLNFKSNKLNLFATYGLRLSDYVGVYTMQQSSGLSDASYFLDQRQDENRHDDAKLLYFGADFQINDQNSLTAAFLRNSTRDHDKTRMNYLYSGRNSLADSSVTRNGESWEKRSYNQLEFNYTKSFDKPGKKFTVDMQYDFWDSDKEWNLETRRVFPLAAGLPLIRTGSVGSSKDFMIKTDMIHPLDSTSTIEYGLKLEDRRVNSDFIAEQKNISGWEIIDQIDNHLLYKELIGSGYVQFSGKKGAFSYQGGLRGELTKIGIEDRMGTYTSNKNYTRLFPTLNLSYHFNGNTTLQGNYSKRINRPSLTMIYPFNELTDLSSRYVGNPDLNPSYAQVVEFSFLKNTKTLTFNPSVYYQRNKGIIEDYTYRNAEGLFITMPVNIHKETRSGIELSVLYNPLKWIQLNTELNLFHYAKEGSYREQTFDFSGTTLTARLSAQLKLKDKLSFQTIYNFRGANATAQTHTNAVHSIDFGCSKTFLKDRATVTFDVSNLFELRKLSSITTGADYVINQTNIPNAARYRLTLVYRLNIKDNQAVRQAKTGNRN
- a CDS encoding HIT family protein, whose protein sequence is MNNCIFCKIINRELPASIIHEDDQVIAFMDIQPVNPGHILVVPKIHREFIAELDEDLTSGMFNVAAKINRALRKSDIRSEGINYFLADGEAAGQEVFHTHLHIFPRFRNDGFGLRFGERYSILPDRKELDEVCTSIKKMME
- a CDS encoding FAD-dependent monooxygenase, which translates into the protein MEENRKAIILGAGIAGTAMALFLEKIGIFSEIFELRSREETAGGGLNIAPNGMNVLAELGLAEEIIQSGCPVHEGVFRNSKGKRLAKMLFTDLQKFPQPAVSMKRQTLVDILRKAVRTKNIPLYFEKKVKDIVQTDDGKVIVSFDDDTVSIGDLLIGADGINSEVRKSVAPEIQPEFTGIISHAGFISRDKLAGLTDREFRNINFIYGKNGFFGFSGANDKELMWWTNVIYEMPWSKDQLKNIHVDEEKEVLNKQYGNYSFPVSDIINNADSYIRVNVFDVRFLPVWSHRKIILIGDAAHAVSPNSGQGASMALEDAMLLAKLLRDQKECLSAFSLFEQERRPRVEKIVLEGRRRGEDKVVVNGFKQFIRETMIRIFINLFGSKGNDWLFSYKIKW